A genomic window from Chitinophaga pollutisoli includes:
- a CDS encoding RagB/SusD family nutrient uptake outer membrane protein: protein MKKITLYSVLLLGLAAGSCKKFLDVTPKKKVLPTTVADYEMFMNDILQADAGYMQAEFMTDDIHYTDEQIRSTANSRSTKNYLWQKETMLQTEEDNEYVRIYSNIYYCNLVLDKIVSAPGDAEARERNIAEAKIQRAYNYFHLANIFGKEYTPATAASDLAVPLLLVPDLEAKLKRATVKEVYDQVIKDLSDAIAITALPDTGRNYVHPGKAAAHALLARVRLYMGDYAGAKAAAEKALAIRSTLLDHNTFSFVNPARPTSGVTNKPIPENNPENLYTKTNSNNGVFTRFMINPELLGIIGEKDLRYVYTFTRIPRSALTPPSPYPDYFPGATNFSIGVPEMMLIRAEALARDNKKDEAAAILNTLRQKRFKPEDYTALTAATADEALALVLRERRLELMYRGVRLFDLKRLNNDPRFKKDLQRDHLGQVYTLPAGSPNYLLEIAPKIMMINPDILPNPRN from the coding sequence ATGAAGAAAATTACTTTATATAGCGTTTTGCTCCTCGGCCTGGCCGCAGGAAGCTGCAAAAAATTCCTCGACGTAACGCCGAAGAAAAAAGTGCTGCCCACTACAGTAGCCGATTATGAAATGTTCATGAACGACATCCTTCAGGCCGACGCCGGCTATATGCAGGCTGAATTCATGACAGACGACATCCATTACACTGACGAGCAGATCCGCAGCACCGCCAATTCCCGGAGTACGAAAAACTACCTATGGCAGAAGGAAACGATGTTGCAGACAGAGGAGGACAATGAATACGTGCGCATCTACAGCAATATTTACTATTGCAACCTGGTGCTCGACAAAATCGTGAGTGCCCCCGGCGATGCGGAAGCGCGCGAGCGCAATATCGCGGAAGCAAAAATCCAGCGCGCTTACAATTACTTCCACCTTGCCAATATTTTCGGGAAGGAATACACCCCTGCCACCGCCGCCTCCGATCTGGCGGTGCCCCTGCTGCTGGTGCCCGATCTGGAAGCCAAACTGAAGCGCGCCACTGTAAAAGAAGTGTATGACCAGGTGATCAAAGACCTGTCGGATGCTATAGCAATTACCGCATTGCCCGATACGGGCCGCAACTACGTACATCCGGGCAAAGCGGCCGCCCACGCCTTGCTGGCGCGCGTGCGGCTCTACATGGGTGATTATGCCGGCGCGAAAGCCGCAGCGGAGAAAGCCCTGGCCATCCGGTCCACCTTGCTCGACCACAACACATTTTCGTTCGTGAACCCCGCGCGGCCTACCAGCGGCGTCACCAACAAGCCTATCCCGGAAAACAACCCGGAAAACCTGTATACCAAAACCAACAGCAACAACGGCGTTTTCACCCGCTTTATGATCAACCCGGAACTGTTGGGGATCATCGGCGAGAAGGACCTCCGCTACGTATACACTTTCACCCGTATCCCCCGCTCCGCCTTAACACCGCCGAGCCCGTACCCGGATTACTTCCCCGGCGCTACCAATTTCAGCATCGGCGTTCCGGAAATGATGCTCATCAGGGCTGAAGCGCTCGCCCGCGACAACAAGAAAGACGAAGCGGCGGCCATCCTGAACACCCTGCGGCAAAAACGCTTCAAACCGGAGGATTACACTGCGTTGACCGCAGCCACGGCAGACGAAGCGCTGGCGCTCGTGCTCCGCGAAAGAAGGCTGGAACTGATGTACCGCGGCGTGCGCCTCTTCGATCTCAAACGCCTGAACAACGATCCGCGGTTCAAAAAAGACCTGCAACGCGATCACCTCGGACAAGTCTACACGCTGCCCGCCGGCTCGCCGAATTACCTGCTCGAAATCGCGCCGAAGATCATGATGATCAACCCGGATATTCTTCCCAATCCCAGAAACTAA
- a CDS encoding TlpA disulfide reductase family protein, producing the protein MKQILCLTALLAAALPGRAQELKITSALHADGAKVRIYREWPTRQLIDTPIMRQGQIVLQLPDSGAAVYSVSLRAPFANATVFAGKSPVTVMIGKDSATTVKGNTIQQKFIAFEKSMKPVESEWSRLGVEYGKTEDLDKKLAINNKIGRMATEVQQKRLAFALKNAGNLAGAWSAYQYAFAWTDASLSQLIPSFRQQEWASATTNKLVEKQVHSERFNMTGKTAPAFALRAIDGSLVHLDSLVARNRYILLDIWASWCTPCRAGNRELAPHYAALKRKGIEVVSVSVDEKDELWRKAVAADKIPWLQLVAPEGMKSDIVAKYHVRSLPATFLIDKTGKIIRQHVAISDLEKLP; encoded by the coding sequence ATGAAACAAATTCTTTGCCTGACCGCTCTCCTCGCCGCCGCTCTTCCGGGCCGGGCGCAGGAACTGAAGATCACATCCGCCCTGCATGCCGACGGCGCCAAAGTGCGTATCTACCGCGAATGGCCCACTCGCCAACTTATCGATACACCGATTATGCGCCAGGGCCAGATCGTCTTGCAACTGCCCGACAGCGGCGCCGCCGTATATTCCGTCAGTTTGCGCGCACCATTTGCCAATGCGACCGTTTTCGCGGGTAAATCGCCCGTAACGGTAATGATCGGGAAAGATTCGGCTACCACCGTCAAAGGCAATACCATCCAGCAAAAGTTCATCGCTTTCGAAAAAAGCATGAAACCGGTGGAGTCGGAATGGAGCCGGTTGGGAGTGGAATATGGCAAGACGGAAGATCTCGATAAAAAACTGGCCATCAATAATAAAATTGGCCGCATGGCCACGGAAGTCCAGCAAAAAAGACTGGCTTTCGCGCTGAAAAACGCTGGCAATCTCGCAGGGGCATGGAGCGCATACCAATACGCTTTCGCCTGGACGGATGCTTCGCTTTCACAGCTCATCCCCTCCTTCCGCCAACAGGAATGGGCTTCCGCCACCACGAACAAACTTGTTGAAAAACAAGTCCACTCCGAACGGTTCAATATGACGGGCAAAACCGCGCCCGCTTTCGCTTTGCGCGCCATCGACGGATCGCTGGTACATCTCGACAGCCTTGTTGCCCGGAACCGCTACATCCTGCTGGATATATGGGCATCATGGTGTACGCCTTGCCGCGCCGGCAACCGGGAGCTTGCACCCCATTACGCCGCCCTGAAACGGAAAGGCATCGAAGTGGTATCAGTTTCGGTGGATGAAAAAGATGAATTATGGAGGAAAGCGGTGGCCGCGGATAAAATCCCCTGGCTGCAACTGGTGGCGCCGGAAGGCATGAAAAGCGACATCGTGGCGAAGTATCATGTCAGATCATTACCCGCCACTTTTTTAATCGACAAAACTGGAAAAATCATCCGGCAACACGTTGCCATCTCCGATTTAGAAAAATTACCATAA